A region from the uncultured Draconibacterium sp. genome encodes:
- a CDS encoding glycosyl hydrolase 115 family protein, translating to MIRTYILLFILLPFTALSQLKISTDFGKRSNAFTIVSSDEITSIYYEASENILVQKAASFLASDIEKVSGKKPAVLTSDEELDSKIIVVGTLGNNPLIDRLISNKKLDVSPIKNKWEGFIIETVKNPFDGVKEALVIVGSDRRGTAYGIFTLSQEMGVSPWYWWADVPVKKKERIYLANGRFVSEGPAVKYRGIFINDEAPAFRNWAKEKFGGPNHQCYETIFELLLRNKANYLWPAMWLPTMFNVDDPLNPKVADEYGIVMSTSHHEPMMRSHNEWGKFGKGAWNYETNKENLQEFWREGFERVKDYESVVTVGMRGDGDEAMSEDAAVGLLKEIIADQREIIADVSGKPANETPQVWAVYKEVQEYFDKGMRVDDDIIVLFCDDNWGNLRILPKKEDLSHPAGYGIYYHFDYVGAPVSYRWLNTTQIERTWEQMKLAYEHGVEDLWLVNVGDIKPMELPISFFLDFAWNPNAIQANDLPAYYTEWATQQFGPQYAPEIAELLAFYTKYNARRTPEMLTPTTYSIENFREADRIVDEYKTLLNKSETLYKKIPGAYKPAFYQLVQSPIELSANINEMYVAAGKNKYYAERGAVSANYYAQKVKELFDKDAELTQRFHEHANGKWNHMMSQTHIGYTSWNHPPLNTMPAVSYVQVDKPAELGYLLEYGKKPRWGWLDVEADWSFSNKMPVFDAINKQNYYIDIINKGEEKLSYSLHANEDWIILSKTQGTIQFNEKIYVSIDWDRAPIGEISGSIKISGAGSEYLVEVPVFNQLTEVSGFVENSGVIAFEAVNYSKKFDSKEIYWTEVPNLGRTASSLIVEPVNAERVELDENSPHVVYDFTVFEAGDITVETFLSPTQDFRKEDGLRFAISIDDEEPQIINMNEGEEKPDWQYAGWWTKSVGDHIKIKTSKHRLEKPGKHTLKIWMIDPGIVFQKYEINTGAKKYSYLGAPESLLVK from the coding sequence ATGATTAGGACCTATATTTTATTATTTATTTTACTGCCCTTTACGGCCTTATCGCAATTAAAAATTAGCACCGATTTCGGTAAACGTAGTAATGCTTTTACCATTGTTTCTTCTGATGAAATAACCAGTATTTATTACGAAGCTTCAGAAAATATTCTGGTACAAAAAGCAGCCAGTTTTCTGGCTTCCGATATTGAGAAAGTAAGCGGCAAAAAACCGGCTGTTCTAACTTCTGACGAAGAACTGGACAGCAAAATAATAGTAGTTGGAACTCTGGGGAACAATCCTTTAATTGACCGTTTAATCAGTAACAAAAAGCTCGATGTTTCGCCAATAAAAAATAAATGGGAAGGCTTCATCATCGAAACGGTTAAAAATCCATTCGATGGAGTTAAAGAGGCGCTGGTAATAGTTGGTAGCGACCGCCGTGGTACTGCTTATGGCATATTTACCCTCTCGCAGGAAATGGGTGTTTCGCCCTGGTATTGGTGGGCCGATGTGCCGGTTAAAAAGAAAGAACGGATTTACCTCGCCAACGGCCGCTTTGTTTCCGAAGGGCCGGCGGTTAAGTATCGCGGAATATTTATTAACGACGAAGCACCGGCGTTTAGAAACTGGGCCAAGGAAAAATTTGGCGGCCCCAACCACCAATGTTACGAAACCATTTTCGAACTGCTTTTAAGAAATAAAGCCAACTATTTGTGGCCGGCCATGTGGTTGCCCACCATGTTTAATGTTGACGACCCCTTAAATCCAAAAGTGGCCGATGAGTATGGAATTGTAATGTCAACCAGTCACCACGAGCCTATGATGCGTTCGCACAACGAGTGGGGAAAATTTGGCAAAGGAGCCTGGAATTACGAAACAAACAAAGAAAACCTGCAGGAATTCTGGCGCGAAGGCTTTGAGCGGGTGAAAGATTACGAAAGTGTAGTAACTGTTGGTATGCGTGGCGATGGCGACGAGGCCATGTCGGAAGATGCTGCGGTTGGGCTTTTAAAAGAAATTATTGCCGACCAGCGCGAAATTATTGCCGATGTTAGCGGTAAACCGGCCAACGAAACACCTCAGGTTTGGGCCGTTTACAAAGAGGTCCAAGAGTATTTCGATAAAGGAATGCGGGTAGATGACGATATTATTGTTTTGTTTTGCGACGATAACTGGGGCAACCTGCGCATTTTACCCAAAAAGGAAGATTTGAGCCACCCGGCCGGTTATGGTATTTATTACCATTTCGATTATGTTGGGGCACCAGTTTCCTACCGCTGGTTAAATACTACCCAAATTGAACGAACCTGGGAGCAAATGAAACTGGCATACGAGCACGGTGTTGAAGACCTTTGGCTGGTTAATGTGGGTGATATAAAACCCATGGAGCTGCCTATTAGTTTCTTTTTGGATTTTGCCTGGAATCCCAATGCCATTCAGGCCAACGATTTGCCTGCGTATTACACGGAATGGGCTACCCAACAATTTGGCCCTCAATATGCCCCGGAGATTGCAGAACTGTTGGCATTTTATACCAAATACAATGCTCGCAGAACCCCTGAGATGTTGACCCCAACTACCTACAGTATCGAGAATTTTCGCGAAGCCGACCGTATTGTAGATGAGTATAAAACTTTGCTCAACAAGAGTGAAACACTTTACAAAAAAATACCCGGGGCTTATAAACCGGCTTTTTACCAGTTGGTACAATCGCCAATCGAGCTGAGTGCCAATATTAACGAAATGTATGTGGCGGCAGGTAAGAACAAGTATTATGCCGAAAGAGGTGCAGTCTCAGCCAATTATTATGCCCAAAAAGTAAAGGAGTTGTTTGATAAAGATGCCGAACTAACTCAGCGTTTTCACGAGCATGCCAATGGGAAGTGGAATCACATGATGTCGCAAACGCACATTGGTTATACCAGCTGGAACCATCCGCCGTTAAATACCATGCCCGCAGTATCGTATGTTCAGGTTGATAAACCTGCCGAACTGGGGTACCTTCTCGAATATGGCAAAAAACCACGCTGGGGATGGCTTGATGTGGAAGCCGACTGGTCATTCAGCAATAAAATGCCCGTTTTTGATGCAATAAATAAACAGAACTATTACATCGACATTATAAATAAAGGAGAAGAAAAACTGAGTTATTCGCTTCATGCAAATGAAGACTGGATAATCCTGTCAAAAACGCAAGGAACCATTCAGTTTAACGAAAAAATTTATGTAAGTATCGATTGGGACAGAGCACCAATAGGTGAAATTTCGGGCTCGATAAAAATTTCAGGTGCCGGTAGCGAGTATTTGGTAGAGGTTCCTGTTTTTAACCAACTTACCGAGGTTTCAGGTTTTGTTGAAAACAGCGGCGTTATTGCTTTCGAAGCCGTGAATTACAGCAAAAAATTCGATTCAAAAGAAATTTATTGGACCGAGGTGCCCAACCTGGGGCGTACCGCTTCGTCGTTAATAGTTGAGCCGGTAAATGCCGAAAGAGTGGAACTTGATGAAAATTCACCTCATGTGGTATATGATTTTACCGTGTTTGAAGCTGGTGATATTACGGTTGAAACTTTCCTTTCGCCAACCCAGGATTTCCGAAAAGAAGATGGTTTGCGATTTGCCATTTCTATTGACGATGAAGAACCGCAAATTATAAATATGAACGAGGGCGAGGAAAAACCCGATTGGCAATATGCCGGTTGGTGGACTAAGTCGGTTGGCGACCACATTAAAATAAAAACATCGAAGCACCGCCTGGAAAAACCGGGCAAGCATACTTTAAAAATCTGGATGATAGACCCGGGAATTGTTTTTCAGAAGTATGAAATCAATACCGGAGCAAAAAAATATTCGTACCTCGGAGCACCCGAAAGCCTTTTGGTGAAGTAG
- a CDS encoding glycoside hydrolase family 98 domain-containing protein, whose protein sequence is MKRFICQIILVVLILSGFIARAQQQMRRPISPDQPMWLIHIDTWNYADPQKIIDLVPKDIRPYVVMNIALSISHDDDTYKFKLVEDGLETAKSWLRVCAENRMWATVQPASGGFCHFPDDDLTLYEDLFEEFPNFIGFNYSEQFWGFDQSDNPLSPKWTDRMSHFANLLELSNKYGGYLVVSICWNKWVVRYNPIGMLKLNPDFAEACSKYTENYLLFDKHTQVSYLHDRESMSLGAYLSGYSGQYGIRYDDTGWTDDGWVRGSDMDKDEHFTMATYGAPFLEHTMLTGLTMFDGPELIWTQCFTEVNASETTDGYSARKWKTFPQFDNVSVDLFRKVIDGTVRIPSRKEVIDRSKYVLIQNTNTGGEDAKYSSPENLYEGLYLMDNDGNYDENLSFFKKTGRYPTIPIVYGLDDELANTFEHKLYSSNYNSRWSSVSAKVNEMNTKFPQEYTGDMYVGRHENGWVCYNPYKVNQTASASIPFKYNTCEKIEMTFSQYTAGVMKEYEDRLTIYLSNFDNKLDEGLKPDVIKIYGSSSEPTFSVTDRGENLKSEVSKQWSEGVLTLTVEHNGPVDIEINCSGSASNRLSEYKTANITVPLSPPAYTGTRQYEGETFEYKNIARIVKSGYSGELRNYTGQGYLEFGTNAAASVREMVSVLNAGNYTLKTSYIAAAGDVNSIDLYVNGVKVASPTFTQTNALNQWSTNSQVVALNKGANTIEFKANTQASNTVFFDNITIENIVSDDVWLEAECGSTGALWKTFTDTNASNAKYITTDSGDNSTEAAPENTEGHVVYNFSVNESGTYNFWGRVLVSGTNDNAFWLKMNNEDWLVWDSIPAATNWAWVKIDTVSLEAGEQSLTLAYNKTGAHIDKLFITTSATEPSGKGGTAENCTSDKQAPIAYAGFNRTIIDSDDSGAETIVLDGTGSSDADGTIDNYEWIEDGNVLATGANAEISLPVGVHKILLSVTDNDGETAIDEIVITVLESNYYEKNIWLEAECATVGSNWVEGDDAQASNGKYVTARQGFESINSAPANSDGLVSFSFSAPTEGVYSVYARIFCPSYNDDSFWVKMDNGDFSMHNGLASSAGGGWSWYKFGEYNLSVTDHVFTIGYREDGARLDKLFITAYDTEVSGIGEQANNWCGNVSAGTIEKQEGIAWQNYPNPFNQSVRITYSLSKAADVNLKIYNLHGQQIKALVNQYQTAGEHIVEWTPEGLNGGFYLIRLQIGELIETKKIIYQK, encoded by the coding sequence ATGAAGCGTTTTATTTGTCAAATAATTCTGGTTGTACTTATTTTGTCCGGCTTTATTGCCCGGGCCCAACAACAAATGAGGCGGCCCATTTCGCCCGACCAACCCATGTGGCTCATCCATATTGATACATGGAACTACGCCGACCCACAAAAAATTATCGACCTGGTCCCAAAAGATATTCGCCCTTATGTGGTTATGAATATTGCCTTGTCGATTAGTCATGATGACGATACCTACAAGTTTAAACTGGTGGAAGATGGATTGGAAACCGCTAAGTCGTGGTTGAGGGTATGTGCCGAAAACCGGATGTGGGCAACCGTGCAACCGGCAAGTGGCGGCTTTTGCCATTTCCCGGATGATGACTTAACGCTTTATGAAGACTTATTCGAGGAGTTCCCAAACTTTATTGGTTTTAACTATTCCGAGCAGTTTTGGGGGTTCGACCAAAGTGATAATCCGCTTTCGCCAAAATGGACCGACCGCATGTCGCATTTTGCCAACCTGCTGGAATTAAGCAATAAGTATGGTGGCTACCTTGTGGTAAGTATTTGCTGGAACAAATGGGTGGTAAGGTACAACCCAATTGGCATGCTCAAATTGAATCCTGACTTTGCCGAGGCTTGCTCGAAATACACCGAAAACTACCTGTTATTCGACAAGCATACGCAGGTTTCGTATTTGCACGACCGTGAAAGTATGAGCCTGGGAGCATACCTTTCGGGTTACAGCGGGCAATACGGAATACGTTACGACGATACCGGCTGGACCGACGATGGTTGGGTGCGTGGCAGCGATATGGATAAGGATGAGCATTTTACAATGGCTACCTACGGAGCACCGTTTCTGGAGCACACCATGTTAACCGGCTTAACCATGTTTGATGGGCCTGAACTAATCTGGACACAGTGTTTTACCGAGGTAAACGCAAGCGAAACCACCGATGGTTATTCGGCACGTAAATGGAAAACATTTCCTCAGTTCGACAACGTTAGTGTCGACCTTTTCAGAAAAGTTATTGATGGCACGGTGCGTATTCCCAGCCGTAAGGAAGTTATCGACCGCTCGAAATATGTGTTAATTCAAAACACAAACACAGGTGGTGAAGATGCAAAATACAGCTCTCCGGAGAATTTATACGAAGGCCTTTACCTGATGGATAACGATGGTAATTACGATGAGAACCTGAGCTTTTTTAAAAAGACAGGACGCTACCCAACTATCCCCATTGTGTATGGTTTAGATGATGAGTTGGCCAATACCTTTGAACATAAGCTTTACTCCTCAAACTACAACAGCCGCTGGTCATCTGTTTCAGCAAAAGTAAACGAGATGAATACCAAATTTCCACAAGAATACACCGGAGATATGTATGTTGGCAGGCACGAAAACGGCTGGGTGTGCTACAATCCGTACAAAGTAAATCAAACGGCCAGCGCCAGCATCCCGTTTAAATACAACACCTGCGAAAAAATTGAAATGACTTTTTCGCAATATACTGCAGGTGTGATGAAGGAATACGAAGACAGGCTGACAATTTACCTGAGTAATTTTGATAATAAGTTGGATGAAGGTCTGAAACCGGATGTGATAAAAATTTATGGCAGCTCTTCAGAACCTACATTTTCTGTAACCGACAGAGGCGAAAACCTGAAAAGTGAAGTGTCGAAACAATGGTCGGAAGGCGTGCTTACACTAACCGTTGAACACAACGGCCCGGTAGATATTGAAATCAACTGCTCGGGCTCGGCAAGCAACCGCTTAAGCGAATACAAAACAGCAAACATTACCGTTCCGCTAAGTCCACCTGCATACACCGGCACCCGCCAGTACGAGGGGGAAACATTTGAATACAAGAACATAGCCCGAATTGTAAAAAGCGGTTACAGTGGCGAACTAAGAAATTATACCGGGCAGGGTTATCTGGAATTTGGAACAAATGCTGCGGCAAGTGTACGCGAAATGGTTAGTGTTTTAAATGCCGGAAACTACACCCTGAAAACAAGTTACATAGCTGCCGCCGGAGATGTAAATTCAATCGATTTATACGTTAATGGAGTGAAAGTGGCTTCGCCAACATTTACACAAACAAATGCCTTAAACCAGTGGAGCACAAACAGTCAGGTGGTAGCGCTAAACAAAGGGGCTAATACCATCGAATTTAAGGCGAACACACAGGCGTCAAATACCGTTTTCTTCGACAACATAACCATTGAAAATATTGTTAGCGACGATGTGTGGCTCGAAGCAGAATGTGGAAGTACCGGTGCCCTTTGGAAAACCTTTACCGATACCAATGCCTCGAATGCCAAATACATTACCACCGATAGTGGAGATAACAGTACCGAGGCTGCCCCTGAAAATACTGAAGGACACGTGGTTTATAATTTTTCGGTGAACGAAAGTGGAACATACAACTTTTGGGGACGTGTTTTGGTCTCCGGAACCAATGACAATGCTTTTTGGTTGAAAATGAACAACGAGGATTGGCTCGTATGGGATAGTATCCCGGCCGCCACAAACTGGGCCTGGGTAAAAATCGATACCGTAAGCCTGGAAGCGGGAGAGCAGTCTTTAACCCTGGCCTACAATAAAACCGGAGCCCACATAGACAAGCTTTTTATAACAACATCAGCTACCGAACCATCGGGGAAAGGAGGTACGGCCGAGAACTGCACTTCGGATAAACAAGCGCCGATTGCCTATGCCGGTTTCAACCGAACCATTATCGATAGCGATGATAGCGGGGCAGAAACAATTGTCCTTGATGGTACCGGAAGTTCGGATGCCGATGGTACGATTGATAACTATGAATGGATTGAAGACGGCAATGTGCTGGCAACCGGTGCCAATGCCGAAATAAGCCTGCCTGTTGGCGTGCATAAAATCCTGCTTAGCGTAACCGATAACGATGGAGAAACAGCTATCGACGAGATTGTAATTACGGTTCTGGAAAGCAACTACTACGAAAAAAATATTTGGTTGGAAGCCGAATGTGCAACGGTTGGTTCCAATTGGGTTGAGGGTGATGATGCCCAGGCATCCAATGGTAAGTATGTTACAGCCAGGCAAGGTTTCGAAAGTATAAACTCAGCACCTGCCAATAGCGATGGCCTTGTGTCATTTAGTTTTTCAGCCCCAACCGAAGGCGTGTACAGCGTTTATGCCCGAATTTTCTGCCCAAGTTATAACGACGATTCGTTTTGGGTGAAAATGGACAACGGAGATTTTAGCATGCATAACGGACTGGCAAGCAGTGCCGGGGGAGGTTGGAGCTGGTATAAATTTGGCGAGTATAACCTAAGCGTTACCGACCATGTTTTTACCATTGGATACCGTGAAGACGGGGCCCGCCTGGATAAACTGTTTATTACCGCCTACGATACAGAAGTTAGCGGAATAGGCGAGCAGGCAAATAACTGGTGCGGAAACGTTAGTGCCGGTACCATTGAAAAACAGGAGGGCATAGCCTGGCAAAATTATCCCAATCCGTTTAATCAATCGGTTCGAATTACGTACAGTTTAAGTAAGGCAGCCGATGTCAATCTGAAAATATACAACCTGCACGGGCAACAAATTAAGGCATTGGTGAATCAGTACCAAACTGCAGGTGAACATATCGTTGAGTGGACTCCCGAAGGCCTCAACGGTGGATTTTATTTAATACGTTTGCAAATTGGGGAGTTGATTGAAACCAAAAAAATTATCTATCAGAAATAG
- a CDS encoding T9SS type A sorting domain-containing protein, with protein sequence MKFSEIKAVKSLAVLIFVFLFFGKGFGKNYYVSTTGNNSSNGSVTAPFKTIAKAAGMVTPGDTVFVNGGVYFEENISPASSGTENAIIVFMPNPGTGEVIIKHPGTSINDNNPVFSLSSKNHIWIKGFSFKDFSYGKAAINISRGGNNVVINNRFENLGNREVGSWDGNTIVWLGWTTQNVIRNNYFINCFGDGIGYFGSGCTHNLISNNTFIGFKGKLRSWGGSYEFSAAAGGGGDVPDGNNIFAFNYSYDVRHAIWLDRHGSGNILLRNYANTGDNGIFNESRCAQNIVQENISLNMKNGFMSSHYENTGWTIEPRWINNIAYNNKIGFNIHKSERDEFRNNIAFNNKDFNLIFTEEALSNAPHIFESNLWYSSDNPNSIEFKDSPVTVADFQNEIGENNGLSANPMFVSTVEGNEDFALQATSPAKNAGDNGLDLGAFAAYPATPFGWDSTLQLAGRLVYFETMVSSFERGTTVQFSLKLNKPADESISVKISPVAGDARIGSDFTLSDTIITFSPGELSKNITVSAIDSSMFDKIVALQISGGTNGLPGARNLHLIRINKTPQAWAFAGFNQTIWDSDNNGSEDVELDASLSNSDNDSIVSYTWSHDGTIIATGVNPTVSLAVGTHTLVLEVTDNLGNTDTDEVQITISESNGIWLEAECGTVGSLWDEIADEEASNGQYVTIKEGNNSTGSAPVSASGLLSYTFDISSGGNYFLKLRVHCPNANDDSFWLKMDNGSYSRWNDIASSTGWAWRTYSNTFYLGAGTHELAIGYREDGAKLDKIWLTTEDMTISDAGASATNCTPTSVNSRVKRNSIDIYPNPVTQNLTVTLNNKQADLSIFNSNGVVLFNRKEEGQNCTVDMSGFKPGIYIIKIILDNQIVIKKIVKQ encoded by the coding sequence ATGAAATTTAGTGAAATAAAGGCGGTAAAAAGTCTGGCAGTACTCATTTTTGTCTTTCTATTCTTTGGAAAAGGATTTGGCAAGAATTACTACGTTAGTACCACCGGTAATAACAGCTCGAACGGCTCGGTAACAGCGCCCTTTAAAACCATTGCAAAAGCTGCCGGAATGGTAACCCCAGGCGATACGGTTTTTGTAAACGGAGGAGTTTATTTTGAAGAAAACATAAGCCCGGCAAGCTCGGGAACTGAGAATGCCATTATTGTTTTTATGCCCAACCCTGGCACGGGAGAGGTGATTATTAAACATCCGGGTACCTCAATAAACGATAATAATCCCGTTTTCAGTTTATCATCAAAAAACCATATCTGGATTAAAGGATTTTCCTTTAAAGACTTCAGCTATGGCAAAGCTGCCATAAATATTAGTCGTGGAGGAAACAATGTGGTAATCAATAACCGTTTCGAAAATCTGGGGAACAGAGAAGTTGGTAGCTGGGATGGAAATACCATTGTATGGCTGGGCTGGACAACACAAAATGTAATTCGGAACAATTATTTTATAAATTGCTTTGGCGATGGCATTGGCTATTTTGGATCGGGCTGCACACACAACCTAATAAGCAACAATACTTTTATTGGGTTTAAAGGAAAGTTGCGTAGCTGGGGCGGAAGCTACGAGTTTTCGGCAGCAGCAGGCGGTGGTGGCGATGTGCCCGATGGAAACAACATATTTGCTTTTAACTATTCGTACGATGTGCGTCATGCCATTTGGCTCGACAGGCACGGAAGCGGCAACATTCTTCTGCGCAATTATGCCAACACCGGCGACAATGGTATTTTTAACGAATCGAGGTGTGCGCAAAACATTGTTCAGGAGAATATTAGCCTGAACATGAAAAATGGATTTATGAGTTCGCACTACGAAAATACGGGCTGGACCATTGAACCTCGTTGGATAAACAATATAGCTTACAACAACAAAATCGGGTTTAATATTCATAAATCAGAACGCGACGAATTCCGCAACAATATTGCATTCAACAACAAGGATTTTAACCTGATTTTTACCGAAGAAGCACTTTCAAATGCCCCGCATATTTTTGAAAGCAATTTGTGGTACTCTTCAGATAATCCCAATTCCATTGAGTTTAAAGACAGCCCCGTTACAGTCGCCGACTTTCAGAACGAAATTGGTGAAAATAACGGCCTTTCAGCAAACCCCATGTTTGTAAGCACCGTTGAGGGGAACGAAGATTTTGCCCTTCAGGCTACCAGCCCGGCAAAAAATGCAGGAGATAACGGTCTCGATCTTGGCGCTTTTGCAGCATATCCGGCAACGCCGTTTGGGTGGGACAGCACCCTTCAATTGGCAGGCAGGTTAGTATATTTCGAAACCATGGTGTCATCGTTTGAGCGCGGTACCACAGTGCAGTTCAGTTTAAAATTGAATAAGCCTGCAGATGAATCCATATCTGTTAAGATTTCCCCGGTTGCCGGCGATGCACGAATTGGAAGTGATTTTACTTTATCGGATACCATTATAACTTTTTCGCCCGGAGAATTGAGCAAAAACATTACAGTTTCCGCAATCGACAGTAGTATGTTTGATAAAATTGTGGCCCTGCAAATTTCAGGGGGAACCAACGGCTTGCCCGGTGCCCGCAATCTACACCTGATACGAATTAATAAAACTCCGCAGGCATGGGCTTTTGCAGGATTTAATCAAACCATCTGGGATTCAGATAACAACGGTAGCGAAGATGTGGAACTCGATGCCTCGTTAAGCAATAGCGATAACGATTCTATTGTTTCTTATACCTGGAGCCACGATGGAACTATAATTGCCACCGGCGTTAATCCTACGGTGAGTTTAGCGGTTGGCACACATACGCTTGTTCTTGAAGTAACCGACAATCTCGGAAATACAGATACCGACGAGGTGCAAATTACGATTAGCGAAAGTAACGGTATTTGGCTGGAAGCTGAATGTGGAACGGTTGGTTCGTTGTGGGACGAAATTGCCGATGAAGAGGCATCAAATGGCCAATATGTAACCATTAAAGAAGGTAATAACAGCACCGGCTCGGCACCGGTTAGTGCATCGGGTTTGTTGAGCTATACCTTTGATATATCCAGTGGTGGAAATTATTTTCTCAAGCTGAGAGTTCATTGCCCCAATGCAAACGACGATTCTTTTTGGCTAAAAATGGACAACGGTTCTTATTCAAGATGGAACGATATTGCTTCTTCAACCGGCTGGGCATGGCGCACTTATTCGAATACTTTTTACCTCGGGGCCGGTACACACGAGCTTGCCATTGGTTACCGCGAAGATGGCGCTAAACTGGATAAAATTTGGCTGACCACTGAAGATATGACGATTAGTGATGCCGGAGCCTCTGCTACGAATTGTACACCAACTTCGGTAAACTCCCGGGTAAAAAGAAACAGCATTGATATTTACCCCAATCCGGTAACACAAAATTTAACGGTTACTCTTAATAATAAACAGGCAGATTTGAGTATTTTTAATTCAAATGGTGTTGTTTTGTTCAACAGAAAAGAAGAAGGTCAAAATTGTACGGTTGATATGAGTGGCTTTAAGCCCGGAATTTATATCATAAAAATAATACTCGACAATCAAATAGTTATTAAAAAAATAGTAAAACAATAA
- a CDS encoding alpha-L-fucosidase — MRTILIVAMFILAIACTNQPQKQSFLPDKLPPIPEVPELQPENSVPRGDASTFAEVKLANLPVAPGPYEPTWESIEANYPGQPNWLREAKFGIWVHFGPQAAGESGDWYARRLYDPKTTAYKNHLEKYGHPSEVGYKEVLRDWNPDQLNPAELTKIYQDAGARYLVIQGVHHDNYDLWDSKYQPWNSVNLGPKRDLMGEWEKACRENNMHFGITFHHEYTWWWWQTAFGSDTTGQYNGIPYDANLTLADGKGKWWEGYDPRMLYGINLREYDNVPVACYTGWNTPGGGIFTNHIPYAKWYATQWALRMMDAIDKYNPDFIYTDGTKSQPFCAEGTGSGLKADAMQRVIAYYYNQTLARRGDVDVFSIVKFRHKTNGTVTTEEFGAPEKIKNTEPWIAEIPVGDWYYGPGFTYDAGMVIRYLIEAIARDGNVAICVSPLPNGALDEGSRQMLKNIGNWMRINGEAVYGSKAWAVPGEGEIVDGKLKMLPSGKLGKHHAEFKFNEQDFRFTVGKSNEIYAFCMTVPQPETKLQIKSLATGGELKGQPVKTVRLLGFEGELEWSQQNDGLYITCPEEMDFATSVVFEIK; from the coding sequence ATGAGAACCATCCTTATTGTTGCTATGTTTATTTTAGCAATAGCGTGTACCAACCAACCCCAAAAACAATCTTTTTTACCTGATAAACTTCCTCCAATACCAGAGGTGCCGGAACTGCAGCCCGAGAATAGCGTCCCGAGAGGTGATGCCAGTACATTTGCTGAAGTGAAACTTGCGAATCTACCTGTTGCGCCAGGCCCATACGAGCCTACCTGGGAAAGTATTGAAGCCAACTATCCGGGACAGCCGAATTGGTTGCGCGAAGCAAAATTTGGAATTTGGGTGCATTTTGGTCCTCAGGCTGCCGGAGAAAGTGGCGATTGGTATGCACGTCGCTTATACGATCCTAAAACCACTGCCTATAAAAATCACCTGGAAAAATACGGACATCCTTCAGAAGTGGGCTACAAAGAAGTACTGCGCGATTGGAATCCCGACCAACTTAATCCTGCCGAACTTACTAAAATTTATCAGGATGCCGGTGCACGTTACCTCGTAATTCAAGGTGTTCATCATGATAATTACGATTTATGGGATTCGAAATACCAGCCCTGGAACTCGGTAAATTTGGGGCCAAAACGCGACCTGATGGGCGAATGGGAAAAGGCTTGTCGGGAAAATAATATGCATTTTGGTATAACCTTCCATCACGAATATACCTGGTGGTGGTGGCAAACCGCGTTTGGCAGCGATACCACCGGGCAATACAATGGCATTCCGTACGATGCAAACCTAACCCTTGCCGATGGAAAAGGAAAGTGGTGGGAAGGGTACGACCCACGGATGCTTTATGGAATTAATCTGCGCGAATACGATAATGTACCGGTAGCCTGTTATACCGGATGGAATACACCGGGGGGTGGTATTTTTACCAACCATATTCCCTACGCAAAATGGTATGCTACGCAATGGGCTTTACGTATGATGGATGCAATCGACAAATATAATCCCGATTTTATTTATACCGATGGAACCAAGTCGCAACCCTTTTGCGCCGAAGGTACCGGAAGCGGGTTAAAAGCCGATGCCATGCAGCGCGTAATTGCATACTATTACAATCAAACGCTTGCCCGCCGTGGCGATGTGGATGTGTTTAGCATTGTGAAATTTCGCCATAAAACAAACGGAACAGTAACTACCGAAGAGTTTGGTGCACCTGAAAAGATTAAAAACACCGAACCATGGATTGCCGAAATACCGGTTGGCGATTGGTACTATGGTCCAGGATTTACCTACGATGCAGGCATGGTTATTCGCTACTTGATTGAAGCAATTGCGCGCGATGGTAATGTGGCTATTTGTGTTTCGCCCTTACCAAACGGAGCACTTGATGAAGGAAGCCGTCAGATGTTAAAAAATATTGGCAATTGGATGCGCATAAATGGAGAAGCTGTTTATGGTAGTAAAGCCTGGGCAGTTCCCGGAGAAGGTGAAATTGTTGATGGAAAACTAAAAATGCTGCCATCGGGTAAGTTGGGAAAACACCATGCAGAGTTTAAATTCAACGAGCAGGACTTTCGTTTTACAGTTGGCAAAAGTAATGAGATTTATGCTTTTTGTATGACCGTGCCGCAACCTGAAACAAAACTTCAGATAAAATCATTGGCCACAGGAGGTGAGTTAAAAGGTCAGCCTGTTAAAACGGTTCGTTTGCTTGGTTTCGAGGGAGAACTGGAGTGGTCGCAGCAAAACGATGGCCTTTACATCACGTGTCCTGAAGAAATGGATTTTGCCACTTCGGTGGTGTTTGAAATAAAGTAA